The proteins below come from a single Sorghum bicolor cultivar BTx623 chromosome 4, Sorghum_bicolor_NCBIv3, whole genome shotgun sequence genomic window:
- the LOC110434431 gene encoding uncharacterized protein LOC110434431 yields the protein MDGEDSALGSESGFHSKLVSGSLFWSSRIGDWTIRVASNPLCQPSGSTMELSKLRSSPAMDLTLKNSPMELFKLEQEPALSSVLMMLLSPSQFIFSEA from the exons ATGGACGGTGAGGACAGTGCGCTCGGCAGCGAAAGTGGGTTCCACAGCAAGCTTGTCAGTGGATCTTT GTTCTGGTCTTCTAGAATTGGAGATTGGACAATTCGAGTTGCTTCCAATCCACTTTGTCAG CCAAGTGGAAGCACAATGGAGCTTAGCAAGCTCAGAAG CTCACCAGCAATGGATTTAACACTGAAAAACAGTCCCATGGAATTGTTTAAATTGGAGCAAGAGCCGGCTTTGAGTTCAGTTCTTATGATGCTTCTATCTCCTAGCCAATTTATTTTCTCTGAG GCATAG